aataatttttttaaaaaaagaagaggagtgAGATTTCAAGGAATATGTGATTTTtcatcaaggaaaagaaaagttagAATAGATTAGGGCAGGTATAATTAAGTGATTATTGCTGTACCACTTGACATGTCTGGAAAAGTGTGCACTCTGCTGAAGCACTTTAGGGATGATATAATCCTGACAAAAAACCACAGCTTCTATTTCCACTATGTGATTTCCCATACTCAACTAACCATAAAGTCAAGATGTTGAGCTTTAATATAAATTATCACTTCACTTTACCACaattaatttttttgctttttcaactTCCCTGCTTCTTCTGAATGAGATGTTTTAATTGACAAAGaaccaaggttttttttttttttctgaaaaactgTAATTATCATTTGGCTTCTCTCCCTGAAGGACTATGTTGCCATCAAGAGCACTTTGCTACTTCATTTACTAATCCAAGAAATAGCACATATCCAGTTGTTCCCTTAATCTGAAGGGTAAAAACTATGAATCCATTTTACTATATGTGGCATACttaaggttgttatgagaatgTTCATATGCTTTATCTCCATGTAACTGATCTGGTCTTTTTTGGATAGTCAATTGATTTAGCTCTTTGAAATAGAATGGTTTTCAGGTCTAGAAGCACATTCACAATCCTACTTCATTATCTCATTATTCTCTGTCCTTTGGAATTGCACCTgcccttaaaaagaagaaaggactACCTTGTTTGAGAATTAATTGGTCAGTTGATCTCatagaagaaaatagattttttttattttttagaatcccTGTGGGATGTGGAATTTAATTAGTTCTCCAATTATACACTTTTCCagagtaagagaaaaaaagttttttccaaCTCAGACATTTATCTCCCCTATAGGGACCTGTTGCTAAACTAAATTTATAGCTAGTGCAAAACTCAGAGGTGACTTTCTACTTTGGCATGTTATAATGCATTACTCTGTATTAGTGTGGAAATTGTTTCATTCCCAAAATCTTTCTCACCGTTGCTTTGGGCTGAAGTGAATTTTTGCCTGATGCCTGCTTCCAGAAGAAATGTACAAGAGCAGAACTTTCTTCTTGATCAGATGAGTAGTTACCACTGGCTTCAGCCAAGGTTGATATTATTTCTTGAAGTCACATATTTTTTCATGGAAAAAGGTTGGGGACTGATAAAAGAGGTTGCATGGTCTCAGATTTGTAGAAGGGAATTGAGAAAACCTTTCTAAGGTTTAGACGTAGAAAATCTATAGTCCATGATCACAGAGTACTGTTGCCCTTAGAATCTCTAGTTCAATGTCTAAAGAGATGATTAAGGAAATGGTCATTTGTTAATATCTGTTAATTCAATTTTGCCAGTGGTCACTTACCTTGAACATTTGTATTTTATAACTACCATCCCAGGGATCTGTCAATTTCACAGTACTTTTCTGCTACACATTATACCCTTCCAATATAACAGTCTATAGTTTATCTTCCAGTTACTTCTAACAAAAAGTTTTGTAAAGTAGGTAGATTTAACATCATTGTTGTCAACTTCTATTACtcaggggaaaaaggagggattAAAGGAGCCATTGCAAAATGTATTTCAGTGTTCAGTTGCAAATTAGTCTGCATTTGCTGTAGAAGTATATATTATTGCTGTCACAATAGAGGatatggcatagtggaaaaacaaacaacaagacctgaagtcaagacATCCTAGTTCATGCCCTGAACTCCCATTTATTTCTGGTGCTACATTTGGAAACTCACTCAAAGTTCAAATGATCTCTAATGTCAGCTGCACatagaaaattccatcttttctttccataATCACCACCTTTATGTGATGTTTAacagatgatgatggtggtgataatataagaaaattaaatcaaatacATTGTTAGGTAATGAATTTCTAATCATCAAAAGAGTTCAAGCAAATGCTAGCCTACCACTTGTTGATAATATGGCAGAATGGAATCCTGGACTTAGCATacagttggactaggtgatcatTCTTCCAAATCTCAGTTTCTATGACACTCTAGTAATTGAGTCATTGCCTTATGTCAAATTTTCTCTGACTTGTTATCTTTACAGCCTccaatatttttagttttctcttaAAAAGGAGTTCAGTGAGTTCATTGTAATAGTTTTAATTAAGGTGTTTgttcttcaaaatgaaaactaaaaataaccaTAGAAAATAGTTGATTACTAACACTGTATTAAAAAGAGTAGGTTTCCACAACGCCAAACAAAAAGTGCAAAGATAAATTTGAACAGGTCCAACTTCCTCAGGGTCTATcacaatacaaaataaagaaataattttttgttcAGATCACAAATGTGGCCCTTATATTATGAGGGATGCTAAAAGGCATCTCATACATATACAAATGGGAGATTATCCCAAAATGGAGCCAAATACTTCCAGAATGGAATTCTTCTCTAAGCTTTCAtgcttaatttattttctttcaaaggggcaactaggtggtgcatagagcaccactgcaggagtcgggaggaactgagttcaaatctcacctcagacacttgacactcactaaatgtgtgaccatgggcaagttacttaatcccagttgcctcatcctgtgtcatttccagtcatcttgatgaatatctggtcactggattcagatggctctggaggagaagtgaggctggtgacctgcacagccctccctcgcataaaatgaagtgcaagtcatgtcatcatttctctgacggcatggccttctttggcaacaaagaacgAACAACACACATGCATTTTCTTTCAAAACCTAGATACCATAGAAAAGCTTCTGGTATTCTTAATTGTATCTTTGAAGCATTACCAACCAAGCTATGGATCTACTACAGCTGTGTTCTCTATGGAGAGATTTCTTCAGTAGTTTCAAAGAGAAGCATCACACATTTGATCAAAATAAAAGACTACTGTTTTACaaatatgtcaaaaaaaaaaaaaaaccttctctcAAAGTTTATAACCAGCCATCCCTGTGTCCTTCCTAAGAGTTATTCAAGATAGAGAACTAATTGCAGCTGGACCTGAACTACAGGAGGGGGATGGGTAAGTCTAGTCATAACTGGGCTGTGGTTGAAGCTCTATCATTCTCAACGTGCATCTTCCTCTCAACCACAGTCGCAAACTATTTCTCCCCTTAATAAATGTCCccatgagaataaaataataacataaacTTTGTGAAATATATTAATCCCAAAGACACAGAACTATATGGATATCTGTTTCTAACCATGCAAAATGGAtcacttgtttatttttatttttcatttctcaagtTTCAAAGGAATAACTAAAGACAATTGAAATGGACTTCTGTCCAAGTTATTACTCTAAAACTTACATAAATTATAAGTTCTTACACACCTTCTTTTGTGCCTTcaaatcttaaattttttttatgattttagtGATACACTGAGTTTGAGTTAAAAACCAACCACCAAAATGTATCTCAACACAGATTTCATAAACCAGTAGGATTAACATTCATCTGTGGTGCTATGTACTAGTCCTCAGCAACCATGTGTCAATGTTTAAGTTTCTGTGACAAAAAGGACTATATATCTAAATTTATCTGTGATTTCGGTTGCATTCATGGCAATGGAAAAACCTTACTTACTAGCAAACATTAGTAAGATGGCAGAAATGTCATCTCTAAAGTCCAGCATTCTCTGCAAACATTCTCATCAGCTCTTCTCAGGTCTTATTCGGTCCTACTCTGCCACTACCGTCAACCATTAAAATCAGTCCTTATATATTATAGAAGTAATTGCTTCATGGGGTTGAGTTTTATTCTGACCATCTACATCCCACATGGTGAAGTCAATGTTTTTGTATTCTACAATTTTTTTACATTGAAATGTATAGTGGGAATACTAGTTACTATTTCAACCAATTTCAATTTGCACAAATAGTTTTTATTTCCTGCAGCATTCAGACCAGCTACTAAAACCCATGTTTCTTGTTTGCAAAAGAACCCCTTAATGAAGTTAGCAAATATATTAcccatattttacattttatgttgAAATCTGGCAAATGAAATCCATAACCAGGCActgctcctttctttcccttctccaggctcTGGATTTTCTTCTACCTATTCTTTCCTTATAAAAGCAACTCTTCCAATTCCTAGAGCCAATATTattataaaaggattttttttaaatttggagatagaaaggactttagaggtcatctaattcaatcaaTTCATTTTGCATGTGAAAGGACTGAGATCTTGATCTACCCTAGGTCATGCAAAATCAAAATCTTCTAACTGCAAATCTAGTAAAATTCCTACTACATCTCAAATGCTTCTGCTTTTCCTGCCATCTTGTAACCTATTCTAGATCCAATGTATGTTTTTTGAGGGGCAACTAGCCActaaatcaacaacaacaaattgtcaTTGGTGTCTAATTATGGTGAGGCTTTTTGAGAGTCTGTTCAGTTTACATCTGTTGCCATTGTCTACATGGCTATTTTTCTCTTCATGCATTCCCATAATACATCACCTTTACTGGAATAAGATGCTGAAATCATAGCAAAAGGATGAAGATTAGTTAGGCAGAACTTTAAGAATGTAACTGTggtttacatgtatatatctatataatgtacttatacacatacatatatacatatatacatatatagtggtAAATGCACTCTGATGTTCTGACCCATAGGTTGATAGCTAAGGTGACCTAGTATATTTCATCTTGGGACAATTGACTTATTCACTGAAGAGAGTGATGAGcagaatcttttcttctctacttaGTGCTGTAGGGTATATATAAAAGAGGGTTTGACATGGAAAACTGAAATGAACATATCAGATCAAAAATAAgtgatttaataaaaaaaaagtagatttttcaAAAGCTATTCAAAAAAAGTATCATTTCAAAAATAGTAGctttttgaaaaccaaaaataaggtAATTGCTAATTGCAATCATAATGTTTTTCATAAAGCATGTTCATCACAATAACCTTGTAAGATTAAGTAGTGATTCAACTAAGCCcaatttattaagaatttattaaacaatgTCCTAGGTATTAAAAAaaggttctgggaatacaaaacaaaaaacaaaatagtccttgccttcaagaaattaATAGTCTACTAATAACTGATCAGATCTCTCACTATTTGCAGTTCCTGTCATTCCCTGGTTAAACTGATTTTAAAGTAGAGCTAACCAGCATAACAGTCACATTGATAGACTGAATAAACATGCTATAAAGGAGTTGTTACTGAAAGGTAAATATGTGCTCTTATCTTGATTGGAAGCTTTTTAACAAGATAGTAGGGTAAATTGATGGTTACAGAGAAGAACAAGAACATTGCATTAATACACACATTTATTGACTTCTTACactatattgtaagctccttgagggagaaaattttgctcttatttttatatccgAAGACCTTAGTACAGTACTTTGTATctagcttgttgattgattaatgagATGTCCTCTTCTGCTCCATTCTTACCTGAGGATTCTTTGATGGGTGGGTTTCATCTGCCTGCTTTTTCTTCTGTGACTCTCTCAGCAGGGGACATCAAAGGCAATATGGAGAAGAGGAACTGGACAATGGTGACAGAGATCATCCTGGTGGGAATCCCCACTACTCCAGCCCTGAGTGGCCTTctcttcttattatttttattggccTACTTGGTGACCATTTTAGGTAATTTCCTCATTATCACACTGATCTGGGTGGACTATAGACTCCATTCACCTATGTATTTCTTTCTCAGCCACCTTTCCTTCAGTGAAATCTTAACCACAACCTGTGCTGTTCCTAAGATGCTGGTTGATTTTTTGTCTGAGAAAAAAACCATCTCCTTGGCTGGATGCTGCTCACAATCttatttctacttcctttctGGATGTACTGAGTTTATCCTCTTTGCTGTCATGTCTTATGATCGTTATATTGCCATCTGTAATCCCCTTCAATATCCCACTATCATGACCCATCCCCTCTGTGTTCGACTTGTCATCCTATCCTGGTTAGGTGGTTTTCTGCTCATCCTTCCATCTACTATCCTTAAGGGAAGACTGCCATATTGTGGACCCAATGTGATTGACCACTTCTTCTGTGATAGTGCTCCCCTACTGCACCTTGCATGTGTTGACATCAGAGCTATTGAACTGTTGGACTTCTTCAGTTCTCTCGTACTGCTCATTAGCTCACTAACATTAACTATGGTCTCCTATGTCTACATCATTTCCACAATTCTTAAAATCCCCTCACGTCAAGGTCAACACAAAGCATTTGCTACTTGTGCCTCACATTTCACTGTCGTATCAATGGGCTATGGAATCTCCATCTTTGTCTATGTTCGTCCCTCACAGAAGAGTAACTTCCACTTTAATAAGATCCTCTTTGTCCTCTCAAGCATTGTTACACCCCTTCTGAATCCTTTCATCTTCAGTCTAAGGAATGAAACAATGAAAGAGGCATTGAAAGATACCACAAGCAAGATCCAGTCCTTACTAAAGGGCCTAAGATTCAATTGATTTTTTGTGGATAGCTATTCTATTCCTAGACATCAACAAACTGGCTTCTGAGATACAATATCCAACCagataaaaaaatggaatatgatTATCATCATTATAACAGTTCAAATGTTAGACTGTTCCAGCTAGAAAGGGCCATAGACAACATCTAGTTCAgtaccatcattttacaggtaaggaagcaGACACAAAGTtgtgaaataggaataatatcTTGGAGTTCAAGTATCTCAATTTTCTGAATGTTAATATACCTCCAGAACCTAGCACACTGCTTTACATAGAGTAAATTCTTAAGATATATTTTAGTGAACTGAATATTTGTGCAATAATTATATAGTACGTTGAGATAGATGCACATGATTATGCACataaatacatttacatatatacatatacttacatgcatgcatgtatatgtgtatgtgtgtatatatgtgtatgcatgtttgtatagtatgtgtatatatgcatatgtgtgtttgtactgCAGCATTTATATCCATGACTTCATTTAAGAAAGAATACAAGAGCAGGTAGTGATCAGAAGATGACAGTCTTTTCTGGGTAAATATCATGGATTCAGCCTGTAGTCTAGTAATCTGGATATGCAAATTCATTTCTGTAATGCAGCACAGGATCTTGTATTCAGACCAGAGGCACAGACTCTGGGTGTGACCCTGCAGCTTTGTTGCTCTTTCCTTCAGGTCTACTTACTGGCTCCCAGTCTTCCAAACCATACTGTCTACTGGAACTTCCCTTAGCAACTGACACCTCAGCATGAATTTTCCACCCTTTCTCATTGGTGAGTTTCTCCTCGAACCTCTATTTTGTGGAGAGATCGAGGTGACCTCAATTACCGCCCCCCCCACCAGCCTTGTGCTTGgtttttggaactcaaaaccatGCCCCCATtccagttattttcttttcttcccctatcTCCACCCCCACCGCGACTTTTTAGTTCTCGTTTGTGTCTTGTCTTCCACATATGAGAATAAAAGTCTTTGGGGGCAGAAAGAAGCTTTCTCTTTGCTTGTATTGTATGCACAGTATTTATCATAGTGTCTGGCACCCAGTAAGTATAACCCCAGGCCCAAAACTCAGTGATATAGGACTCCTTATTAATGAACGTCTATGTCCTGAGCCAGCATGTGGAGCAGAGAAGAGTTGGTgagagcaggaaaaaaagaagaaaaaaagagctcTTTAGTTTTCTCCAAGTTTTCACTTGCTTCAGTACTTGGCCTCTTTGTTCTTTACCTTTCTAAGTAAAGAGAGAAAATTGTTGCATTTTGCGAATTTAAAATAGTCAGGTCAAAAGTGTCCAGTCATTTCAAGGTGTAGATTTGCAGCTTTCACAATATTGATGACTTGAggagcaaaataaaaaaacactAAGAGTGACTTTCTGGATTCAGTCCAGCAGTAGCTGGGAAGAGCAATTGTGTGGCAGTCAAGCCAAATCTGGGATCAATGTTCTGTAGGAACTGTGCTGAGGGTAAGCCTACCCCTCAGAGACTAAGATACTATGATGGCAAGCAAGTGCCTGAGATgttggaaggaaagggaatggggAGAAGGAATACTTGTAAATCTGTTCTTGCTTTATGTTTGaagcaaatatctcattttaaatgGTAATTGATATTAAGTGCTTTAGTGCAATTAGAATATTACTGTCCATTGGTTTGCAgcagaactgggcctggagtcagggagacttatcttcctgagttcagatctcatctcagacccacttactagctgtgtgaactttgggcaagtcatttaaccctgtgtggttcagtttcttcatctataaaatgaattggaaaggaaaatggcaaaccactccagtatctgccaagaaaatccccaaaggagTCACAGAGTGCcaaatacaactgaacaacaataacaacattgccTAACAATGCAGAGGATCAGATGGTGGATTTTGAAGCTGATAGCAATAGAAAAAAGCACATTCTGAATGATCAAGGCACTCTAGAACTCCAAGGTGCAGAGATGTAGAGGCATGGTTCTAGAAAGTGCAACACAgtgttttcattatattttacatatacagaagaaaatagaaccaaattcagaaggaagcacatATAAGCAAGAgagttttgaaagtaatatatattttttaaagcaagcagTATGGAACGGAGACTCACAGTTTCACACACAATCCTTTTTGTGTTCTTCTGTATTGCAATGCTTTTTCACTTTTTAAGTTcggaatgaaaaaaatgtagttcatcttaaaaaggaaacaatgaatatgaagaattccaaGTATGGGAAGAATTGATGTAGTATGAAGTAAGCAGCACTAGGAAAGTATATACATGATAACTGCAATAATGGaaatgacagacagacagaaagagagaaaaaaggaaagaaagaaacccaaatataatgaccaagtttgatCCTGgttaagaattaagaaaatttGCTTCTCATCTCAGTTGTAGGGACCATGGGTGTGGAATATTTCATAGTTGATTTTTTTGCTGAAAAAGAAATTCCCATGTCATCAGGACCTCTGCTTTTGGGGCCCCTCTCTTCTTTGGAGGGTGGAAAGCTCTTCCCAGAATCTGCATTTAAGGGGCCCAACCAAGCAAGCCATTTCTTCACTTCCCATCAAGCTCCACTGTGCTTCTCCATTATGCTCCCAGATCTGGgtactttcctttccctccctttccagtttccttttgcGTATTCTCTTCTCATATTTGAAAGCAATCTCCTGGAGACCAAGGgcaatcttttgcttttctttatattcccagcacttagcatactgCTTGGCATGTAAgtgcactgaataaatgtttattgaaacgCAAAAGATTTTTGTGTTTAAAACACAAAGATGATTGGTTTTGCTGGACTGCTTTTCTTCtgctgtccttttttttttaacttctttcctaGAAGGGTCATTCACATCTCTCGGTAAGAAAAGAGAGGACTATGTTAAGAAATAACagttatataaaaacaaagatgtcAGTAATGATTTTTAGCCAGACCTGTGATTCTGGTAAGGGCCCAGAGCCTACTCATGTACCTGCGCTGCAACTCATAGGTTTAGAGATTTACCTATGACACTGAGAAGTGTCAAAGGTTACAGCCAGAACTGAACCCAGGTGTTCTTGACTCAGagaccagctttctatccactatatcacactgtTTATCATCAATgaagtaatgtaaaaaaaaaatagaaagttgtCGACATGCTTTggaaattagaaatgaaatatcattgttggaatttggaatttggaaatatAAATTTTACCATCCCCTTGATATAATCTTCACTGGACCTCAGCCACCCACAAGCAAAGTGTCCCagtccagttctttgccaccacaaaaagaactgctacgaatatttttgtacatgtaggtcttttcacattttttatgatctctttgggatatagacctagtaatggcaTTGCTGGATCAGCAGCTATGTACAGTTTGATTGTCATTTGGACGTAGTACAAGGAAAGACTTAAGGCTAAATTTAAGACATCCAGAGgaatgaggaggggagaaaggggaaaagggacaaAGATGTACATGTATCACAGATACAGGAAAGGCAAAGGGATGACTAAACCTCTGGAATGAACAGCATACATGACTAAGCCAGTGGAGTTACATGATTCTCATTTGAGATGATCTTCAGgccaggaaaagaagagaaagaggatagACAACTCAGTGAGAGGTGACCTTCTTGGTCCAACAGTCAGATTATATTAAGTTTTTGTCCCTTCTCTCAGTTTAATATAGGTACAATGAGGGTCTCAAAAAATTTAGTTGAAAGGGCTTTGATACAGCCAGATTGAACTGGCTCATAAGAAACaatatttaaattttcagtgtggccATTCACATCCTAACAATCAATAAATGCTAATGTGGAATTATGATTTTCATAATAATCGATATGAAATGTGCAATGAATGTTTTGATTCTCAGAATGGCCTTTTCTAATTTATGAGTCAAACTTACAATGAGGCTTAAATGATCAGTCAAACCTTTGAAAACGCTCACAGTCACTGGCTATGTACATTAAGTGAAGTTAATCAAGACTAGAGAAACTGTTTCCATCACAGAACTCCAGCCCTGTGACCAAACATGTAATTACTCCCACGGAAGGGAGAAATATTGCTCCCACAAGACTTGAGAATGGGATTGTTGTGGGAAACCAAGCTTAAGCCCAGGGAACAATTGTTTGTAATCCACCTTCCCTCACTGTGACaacaaggaccctgacatacacaggagggcttcctgtacaggttcttagatctgcttttataaaaagaaagcaacttttgaggggtcaacaatcactttgatcaaacacatatatcattcacttagtttaggggaaaaaggcagcaccctgaacttcagagaaaatacagagaaataaacagaCAGGGATTTCAACTGTCTAaccgtaagcaatacatacatagttaccaaagagagaaacACCAAGATCTGGGTTTTCTAAGCCTGGGCTGGGGGAGGCGGTTCCTTAGCATCTGCCCAGAGTCTTTTCTGGGgaaataaacacttccaattagtaagcctcaaagtaaaacctcacctcagactatTCATACACttctcagagttagaaggcatcacaacccttgagaaccagtgcattggaaattaacaaaaggtgtgggtctcccCTAATCcccttaatgagcaggcccattcatgagtggggaagatctttaactctctaatcaACATTACACCGCTTCCCTTCCTACTAGTGATTTATGTGTATAATCTCTGTCTTCACTCCAGTAAAATAGAATTCTGATATGGAGATTTCCCCATTTGGAAGTCTGTTCCTCTAAaggaaactaattaattaaatagCTACTTGCTTACTGACACTTTGTCTCTGGACTGCTGTTTCATCATTCTCAGGTTACTGATTGGGTTCAGTAAAATCCTGCAAACACTACAAATCTGagcattatttattattttgttgattgtctagtcttgagaaagtgatggagaagatgttaataaagcagattaaactgaaaagtttaagttttttgtttgtgttttcagaaaaccttttgttaaacattttccatcacaaatGTGAGTGTAGATTGTTGATTGTGCAAAGAAGTCCAGGTCCCACTCAAGAGTTTCTGATTGATGTCATATACAAAGAAGTGTCAATTTTTAACACTAAGGCTCAAGCCAAATATGGCtgtttccaaaaaagaaaaaggtagggGTATCAGGAAAGAGTACATGAAAGGTTAGTTCCAGAAAACTAAAGGTTTGCTTTACTATAAAAAGTAATACATTTCATCTAACTATGACCCATACTATTCTACCTCTATTAtcctgaactctgaaattctctctaATCTGTCCAACCACTCTATTAAAGCTAATCTCTCTAAAGTTGCCTATCATCTCTTAACTTTTAAATCTGAGAGTCTTTCCACTATCCTTAGCCCTCCTTATAGATGCTTGCTCCTCCCTTGGTTTCCATGACACCTCTCTCTCATGATTCTCTTTCCATCTTCAATGTCCTAAACGAGTACACATCAAGGCCCTTTGTTAGGCAGTCTTCTCTCTTTATACTAGTCACATGGGTAATTTCATCTGCTCCAGTGCATTCAAGCATTATCTCCTGCACTGTTATGAACCAAAAGGACATCCTTTCAAAACTTACCTTTTCCCTTAAAACCctctcttctaaacttccttctaCAACCTTAATATCATCcttggtctctctctctgtctctctctctctgtctctgtctctctctctctctctctctctctctctctctctctctctctctctctctctctcttctctctctctctctctcccctctctctctctctctctcccctctctctctctctctctctctctctctctctctctctgtctctctctctctctctgtctctctctctctttctctgtacacacacatgcacacttacACGCTCAATTAATTGCTACGTCTATAAATAGTCTACCTTCACAGAGCTCAGATCTTTAGCCTTTCCAAAATTTGCATGATCACTAACTGACTTTACTACTTTATCATGTCTTACCTGGTCTCTTTCCAATAACTATTTCTCCTTCCAGAGTctcttttctctatttaattCTCTACTAATATGCCAAAGTTTTTTGTAAAGGTGCAGTACTTACCTAACCAAAAATTTTGAATGGTTTTCCATTGCCttcatgatgaaataaaaacttTCCAGCTTGGTATTTATATACTTCAATAAAGTTTCTACAGCTTAACTTTTTACACTTGTTTTTTAGTGTGCTCTCTTTTCATAGGATATGTTTTAAATCTGTCATTTGATCTCTAATTTCTGTGCTACCTTTAAAACAACAACCACATAATAAATGTAATTCATTAGTTAAAGcaaagagataccaaaataagACTTcaacagttttttgttttgttttgttttttttattttctttaagtcacagaatgttt
The DNA window shown above is from Notamacropus eugenii isolate mMacEug1 chromosome 2, mMacEug1.pri_v2, whole genome shotgun sequence and carries:
- the LOC140522670 gene encoding olfactory receptor 6M1-like, producing the protein MEKRNWTMVTEIILVGIPTTPALSGLLFLLFLLAYLVTILGNFLIITLIWVDYRLHSPMYFFLSHLSFSEILTTTCAVPKMLVDFLSEKKTISLAGCCSQSYFYFLSGCTEFILFAVMSYDRYIAICNPLQYPTIMTHPLCVRLVILSWLGGFLLILPSTILKGRLPYCGPNVIDHFFCDSAPLLHLACVDIRAIELLDFFSSLVLLISSLTLTMVSYVYIISTILKIPSRQGQHKAFATCASHFTVVSMGYGISIFVYVRPSQKSNFHFNKILFVLSSIVTPLLNPFIFSLRNETMKEALKDTTSKIQSLLKGLRFN